In a single window of the Flavobacterium sp. W4I14 genome:
- a CDS encoding membrane associated rhomboid family serine protease (product_source=COG0705; cath_funfam=1.20.1540.10; cog=COG0705; pfam=PF01694; superfamily=144091; transmembrane_helix_parts=Outside_1_3,TMhelix_4_26,Inside_27_46,TMhelix_47_69,Outside_70_83,TMhelix_84_103,Inside_104_107,TMhelix_108_130,Outside_131_139,TMhelix_140_162,Inside_163_174,TMhelix_175_197,Outside_198_204) gives MEYFNIAPVASVIFVFTIITSLYAFYDHSLYGKFMLHPYSVSKGQNVYTLITSGLVHADWMHLFFNMFTFYAFAFTLERLMGSWQFGLLYFLGLVLSDLPTVIKHKDHFNYNSLGASGAISAVLFSYILFNPMSKIYIMFIPIGIPAVVFGILYLIYCAYASRNSRDHINHDAHFFGALTGLIFTIIFVPGILQNFIAMLTGGR, from the coding sequence ATGGAATACTTCAATATTGCACCAGTTGCCTCCGTAATTTTCGTTTTTACCATTATTACCAGCCTATACGCTTTCTATGATCACTCCCTTTACGGAAAGTTTATGCTGCATCCGTATAGTGTTTCGAAAGGACAGAATGTATATACCCTGATTACCAGCGGCCTTGTGCATGCCGATTGGATGCACCTGTTTTTTAATATGTTTACCTTTTATGCTTTTGCCTTTACACTGGAAAGATTAATGGGGAGCTGGCAGTTTGGATTACTGTATTTTCTGGGGCTGGTGCTGAGTGACCTGCCTACCGTTATTAAACATAAAGATCATTTTAACTACAATAGCCTAGGTGCATCCGGGGCAATTAGTGCCGTGCTTTTTAGCTATATTTTGTTTAACCCGATGTCTAAAATTTACATCATGTTTATTCCCATCGGGATTCCTGCTGTAGTTTTTGGGATTTTGTATTTAATTTATTGTGCTTATGCTTCCCGCAATTCAAGAGATCACATCAATCATGATGCACACTTTTTTGGCGCGCTAACCGGATTAATCTTTACCATCATTTTTGTTCCGGGGATTTTGCAGAACTTTATTGCAATGTTAACAGGAGGGAGATAG
- a CDS encoding hypothetical protein (product_source=Hypo-rule applied) — MANIAVMNTGLYNPFQNFDFLYKICFLSGKTFNSPVVQVPLIPKWLLAQAGLSGEEQIQFLDESIRSYNTLVIPVNSEVNEQFLTPLEHKIETAFATGYDAVSALPELDLFNWIGKFLYGFVYIEMHSALRKEMTADGLNMSQSLMMKFANLNFMMQNLYTSLEFEDFSPWSITVVKLENGETPFSFRDEINTLTFSLKMKDFGIIACLQDNGTNKRYHQDIINEIKGKALTAEQFEELSARFYYSAYLFNRLPEYTFMPVEGTTYIEAMPLRGNMTKPLFDVWQHKVYAQVLENFWKPWGYVVFEIIKNPDEPMSFFEKPYLPTAG; from the coding sequence ATGGCTAATATTGCAGTGATGAATACCGGCTTATACAATCCTTTCCAAAACTTCGATTTTTTATACAAAATCTGCTTCCTAAGCGGCAAAACCTTTAATTCCCCTGTTGTTCAGGTGCCGTTAATTCCAAAATGGTTGTTAGCGCAAGCTGGCTTAAGCGGCGAAGAGCAGATCCAGTTTTTGGATGAGAGTATCCGTTCATACAACACCTTGGTTATCCCGGTAAACAGCGAGGTAAACGAGCAGTTTTTAACCCCGCTTGAACACAAGATCGAAACAGCCTTTGCAACGGGGTACGATGCCGTTTCTGCATTGCCCGAACTGGATCTTTTTAACTGGATCGGCAAGTTTTTATATGGCTTTGTATATATCGAAATGCATTCGGCTTTACGTAAGGAAATGACTGCCGATGGTTTAAATATGTCGCAATCGTTAATGATGAAATTTGCCAATCTGAATTTCATGATGCAGAACCTGTATACCAGCCTGGAGTTTGAAGACTTTTCACCATGGTCTATCACGGTAGTGAAATTAGAAAACGGAGAAACACCATTCAGTTTCCGTGATGAGATAAACACTTTAACCTTCTCGTTAAAAATGAAAGATTTTGGGATCATCGCCTGTTTACAGGATAATGGTACTAACAAACGCTATCATCAGGACATCATCAACGAAATAAAAGGAAAAGCTTTAACCGCCGAACAGTTTGAAGAGCTGAGTGCGCGTTTTTATTATTCTGCCTATCTGTTTAACCGTTTACCCGAATATACTTTTATGCCGGTAGAAGGCACTACTTATATCGAAGCTATGCCTTTACGCGGAAACATGACCAAACCGCTTTTTGATGTTTGGCAACATAAAGTATATGCCCAGGTATTGGAAAACTTCTGGAAACCATGGGGTTATGTGGTATTCGAAATTATTAAAAATCCTGATGAGCCGATGAGTTTCTTCGAGAAACCTTATTTGCCTACGGCTGGGTAG
- a CDS encoding tetratricopeptide (TPR) repeat protein (product_source=COG0457; cog=COG0457; superfamily=48452), translating into MKNISRLRYFIYLSLIIIGGCTTGKKALQKGDYDASVAKAVSRLQNSPKNSEAMQVLKTGYDLALQDHLRKIEEAKASNDLFRWESVMYDYQKINQLADEINSCPACLAVVPGPTKYIKELADSKYNAAAARYNSGLGYLRENNRQSAKKAYYEFEKTQNLQPNYKDAKAKMEDAYWTAVTRVVVQPIIVNSGMYKLSADYFQQQIDQFIGNYSRNKFVIFYGETQATDQKIVPDQVLSLNFDDFVVGQTYVKERVERLKRDSVVIGETREKKPIYGTVKATLSIFEKNISSSGLLDMSITDWSTKKLVRQQKFPGTYVWRDNWATYKGDDRALSKQQLAITRRREQLPPPPSALFLEFTKPIYSQLVDDISYYYNNY; encoded by the coding sequence ATGAAAAACATTTCAAGATTACGGTATTTTATTTATTTATCCTTAATAATTATTGGGGGATGCACCACAGGAAAAAAAGCCTTACAAAAAGGTGATTATGATGCTTCGGTTGCCAAAGCGGTAAGCAGATTGCAAAACTCGCCAAAAAACAGCGAAGCCATGCAAGTGCTAAAAACGGGATACGATTTGGCCCTACAGGATCATTTAAGAAAAATTGAAGAGGCAAAGGCATCTAACGACCTTTTTAGATGGGAATCGGTAATGTACGATTATCAAAAAATAAATCAATTGGCTGATGAGATCAATAGCTGTCCGGCCTGTTTAGCGGTTGTTCCAGGTCCGACAAAATATATCAAAGAGCTTGCTGATAGTAAATACAATGCTGCAGCGGCAAGATATAACTCAGGATTAGGTTATTTGAGAGAAAACAACCGCCAGTCGGCAAAAAAGGCATATTACGAATTTGAGAAAACACAGAATCTTCAGCCAAATTATAAAGATGCCAAGGCTAAAATGGAAGATGCTTATTGGACAGCGGTAACCAGGGTTGTGGTTCAGCCGATTATCGTAAACAGCGGCATGTACAAATTAAGTGCTGATTATTTTCAGCAACAGATCGATCAGTTTATTGGAAATTACTCGAGAAATAAGTTTGTGATTTTTTATGGCGAAACACAGGCAACAGATCAAAAAATTGTTCCCGATCAGGTATTAAGCTTAAACTTCGACGATTTTGTGGTAGGCCAGACCTATGTAAAAGAAAGGGTAGAAAGGTTAAAACGCGATAGTGTGGTAATTGGCGAAACCCGTGAGAAAAAACCAATTTACGGTACAGTAAAAGCTACCTTAAGTATTTTCGAAAAGAACATCTCCTCATCGGGCTTATTGGACATGAGCATTACCGATTGGAGCACAAAAAAACTGGTACGCCAGCAGAAATTCCCTGGAACTTATGTTTGGAGAGATAATTGGGCAACCTACAAAGGTGATGATAGGGCACTGAGCAAACAACAATTGGCCATTACCAGAAGGAGGGAACAACTGCCTCCACCACCAAGTGCTTTGTTTTTAGAATTTACCAAACCCATTTACAGCCAGCTGGTTGATGATATCAGTTATTATTATAATAATTACTAG
- a CDS encoding L-alanine-DL-glutamate epimerase-like enolase superfamily enzyme (product_source=COG4948; cath_funfam=3.20.20.120,3.30.390.10; cog=COG4948; ko=KO:K19802; pfam=PF02746,PF13378; smart=SM00922; superfamily=51604,54826) produces the protein MKISCRQFELELKHPFSISKFTRTSTPLMLLKIEHEGVTGYGEASMVPYMGESYESAAAFLSLVDWDKIQYPFDFEEIISYLDSLAPGQPAIKAAIDIALNDIQGKLLNKPCYEIYGADPANMPVTSYTIGIDTPEVIREKLKDAEAFKVIKVKLGRDNDQEIIETIRSMTNVPLYVDANQGWADKIKAIDLIYWLHNQGVVLIEQPMDKNNLDGNAWLTERSPIPLLADEAVQRLADMDKLKGAYHGINVKLMKSCGMYEGHQMILKARSFGMKVLIGCMSETSCATLAAAALAPLCNWADLDGPWLTKNNPFTDPAFENGKYILKDLPGLGLQGVTSDLFL, from the coding sequence ATGAAAATTAGTTGCAGACAATTTGAATTAGAATTAAAACACCCTTTTTCGATCTCGAAATTTACCCGTACCAGCACCCCCTTAATGCTGTTAAAGATAGAACATGAAGGTGTAACAGGTTATGGTGAGGCCTCTATGGTACCTTATATGGGCGAGAGCTATGAAAGCGCTGCGGCATTTCTTAGCCTTGTAGATTGGGATAAAATCCAATATCCATTCGATTTTGAAGAAATTATTAGCTATCTGGATAGTCTTGCTCCAGGCCAGCCGGCCATTAAAGCGGCTATTGATATTGCCCTTAACGATATCCAGGGGAAGCTGTTAAATAAGCCCTGTTACGAAATTTACGGCGCAGATCCTGCTAATATGCCGGTAACTTCTTATACCATTGGAATAGATACGCCTGAAGTAATCCGCGAAAAACTGAAAGATGCCGAAGCTTTTAAAGTGATCAAAGTTAAACTGGGGAGGGATAACGATCAGGAAATTATCGAAACCATCAGGAGCATGACCAATGTACCCTTATATGTGGATGCTAACCAGGGTTGGGCAGATAAAATTAAAGCGATCGATTTAATTTATTGGCTGCATAACCAGGGTGTGGTATTAATTGAGCAGCCTATGGATAAAAATAACCTCGACGGGAATGCCTGGTTAACCGAGCGCAGTCCGATTCCTTTATTGGCTGATGAAGCCGTACAGCGTTTAGCCGACATGGACAAACTGAAAGGCGCTTACCATGGCATTAACGTAAAACTGATGAAAAGCTGTGGCATGTACGAAGGGCATCAGATGATTTTGAAGGCCCGTTCTTTTGGAATGAAAGTGCTGATTGGCTGTATGAGCGAAACCAGTTGTGCCACTTTGGCCGCAGCTGCTTTGGCTCCCTTATGTAACTGGGCTGATTTGGATGGGCCATGGCTAACCAAGAATAACCCTTTTACTGATCCAGCTTTCGAAAACGGCAAGTATATTTTAAAAGATCTGCCCGGTTTAGGCCTGCAAGGAGTTACTTCTGATCTCTTTCTTTAA
- a CDS encoding hypothetical protein (product_source=Hypo-rule applied; pfam=PF19885; transmembrane_helix_parts=Inside_1_6,TMhelix_7_26,Outside_27_30,TMhelix_31_49,Inside_50_65), with product MGKKFALNIFYNLAIILSIFGLVWCYNNAKYLPAGFLVGTTACLFYFKYQLTKDIRKSFKEKDQK from the coding sequence GTGGGTAAAAAATTTGCTTTAAATATCTTCTATAACCTGGCCATTATCCTTTCTATTTTCGGATTGGTTTGGTGTTATAACAATGCTAAATATCTTCCAGCTGGCTTTTTGGTAGGCACAACGGCTTGTTTGTTCTACTTTAAGTACCAACTTACCAAAGACATCAGAAAAAGCTTTAAAGAAAAAGATCAGAAGTAG
- a CDS encoding rhodanese-related sulfurtransferase (product_source=COG0607; cath_funfam=3.40.250.10; cog=COG0607; pfam=PF00581; smart=SM00450; superfamily=52821): MKEISVQELKEKIDNKEDFQLIDVRETFEYEVSNLEGENIPLGGILIEADKVAKDKPVIIQCRSGKRSAAAVMQLEQQYGFDNLYNLKGGILAWQEAFDPNMPVY; this comes from the coding sequence ATGAAAGAAATATCGGTACAAGAACTAAAAGAGAAAATCGATAACAAAGAAGATTTTCAATTGATTGATGTTCGTGAAACATTCGAATACGAGGTTTCCAATCTTGAAGGCGAGAATATCCCTTTAGGTGGAATTTTAATTGAGGCTGATAAGGTTGCGAAAGATAAACCGGTAATTATCCAGTGCCGCAGTGGAAAAAGAAGCGCAGCAGCAGTAATGCAGTTGGAGCAACAATACGGATTTGACAATCTTTATAACTTAAAAGGCGGTATTTTAGCTTGGCAAGAAGCTTTTGATCCCAACATGCCAGTATATTAA
- a CDS encoding hypothetical protein (product_source=Hypo-rule applied; pfam=PF14362; transmembrane_helix_parts=Outside_1_30,TMhelix_31_53,Inside_54_59,TMhelix_60_79,Outside_80_98,TMhelix_99_118,Inside_119_281,TMhelix_282_304,Outside_305_375), with product MDKLNRFFWFCSGAHIPTLEKYPSEQNKYTGIGATIFFTGLFAALSGGYAMYFVFKGDDLAVIFAIVFGFLWGAAIFNMDRYIVSSINKSASTNKQLLQATPRILLAIMIGMVISRPIELKIFDKEIKERLKVSYLNGQRSKIDTLNKAFEKKYQVEFGRLNQQKATRDSLEKGIKADRQKLNFEIFGNKTTETSGVMGYGPYAKRKEAEIVQRTAELDSLKAAINKSEGFVDKRKEFDGLFTEKLYTKKQLDSLSDIAGFADRNWALGQLKFNVDGTRDNNTAIAVTFIGLLFIFFECLPVFVKLMSARGPYDYAIADGDEVSIYHSKKDKDFHFEVADNIHETRVDSESSKKKEIIKGKAYRDLEKHDWDSEG from the coding sequence ATGGACAAACTGAACCGTTTCTTTTGGTTTTGCTCTGGCGCTCATATCCCGACACTGGAAAAGTATCCTTCAGAACAAAATAAATATACTGGCATTGGCGCCACCATCTTTTTTACAGGTTTATTTGCTGCCCTTTCGGGTGGCTATGCCATGTATTTTGTATTTAAAGGGGATGATCTGGCGGTAATTTTTGCCATTGTTTTCGGCTTTTTATGGGGGGCGGCCATCTTTAATATGGACCGTTACATCGTATCGAGCATTAATAAAAGTGCAAGTACCAATAAACAGTTGTTACAGGCTACACCACGTATTCTGTTGGCCATTATGATTGGTATGGTAATTTCGAGACCAATAGAACTTAAAATTTTCGACAAGGAAATTAAAGAACGCCTAAAGGTAAGTTACCTAAACGGTCAGCGTTCAAAAATTGATACCCTGAACAAAGCCTTTGAGAAAAAATATCAGGTAGAATTTGGCAGGTTAAATCAACAGAAAGCTACCAGAGATTCACTTGAAAAAGGAATTAAAGCGGATAGACAAAAACTCAATTTCGAGATTTTTGGAAACAAAACCACCGAAACATCGGGAGTAATGGGCTACGGACCGTATGCCAAACGCAAGGAAGCCGAAATTGTACAACGCACGGCTGAATTAGATTCGCTAAAAGCCGCCATCAATAAATCGGAAGGTTTTGTAGATAAACGCAAAGAATTTGATGGCCTGTTTACCGAAAAACTGTACACTAAAAAACAGTTAGACAGTTTATCGGATATTGCGGGTTTTGCCGACCGGAACTGGGCATTGGGGCAGCTTAAATTTAATGTAGATGGTACACGGGATAACAATACGGCAATTGCGGTTACTTTTATCGGGCTGCTGTTTATCTTTTTTGAATGTTTGCCTGTGTTTGTAAAACTGATGAGTGCAAGAGGACCTTATGATTATGCTATAGCGGATGGAGATGAAGTATCAATTTATCATTCTAAAAAAGACAAGGATTTCCATTTTGAAGTAGCAGACAATATTCACGAAACGAGGGTCGATTCAGAATCATCTAAAAAGAAGGAAATTATAAAAGGAAAAGCTTACCGCGATCTCGAAAAACACGATTGGGATAGCGAGGGCTAA
- a CDS encoding putative metalloprotease with PDZ domain (product_source=COG3975; cath_funfam=2.30.42.10; cleavage_site_network=SignalP-noTM; cog=COG3975; pfam=PF05299,PF17899; superfamily=50156,55486), with product MKKFLGAAVFGLLSFQAFAQNEISYTVSFPNVIHHEAEISMFVPNVPAGKLKVRMSRSSPGRYATHEFGKNVYHLKAFDASGKQLAIKQTAGDIYEIPDHGTSVKISYTLFGNWIDGTYAGFDETHAHMNIPATFAFPVGMDNRARLVKFNYAEKPDWKVATQLKPMANGTYFAPNLQYFMDSPTEIANYKTASWQVKNTDGKVQTIHLITHANDDQKTIDNYAEMLKKMVDEHFAVWGEFPTYDYGNYYFLNDVYPENAGDGMEHRNSTSIVQRTPKIAGYESNLLGTFSHEYFHSWNVERLRPKTLEPFNFEHANMSDELWLAEGFTQYYGNLLLTRAGLKTTDNAIQTFNGLVNAVLLSPGAKNFSPIEASRYAVFADAGVAIDQTNKGNIFTSYYTYGAATALALDLRLRTEFKLSLDDYMRALWKAYGKPEIAYTVPDLEKTLATLTKDPAFAANFFKKYIYGTEKNDYGKLLLNAGLVLRKANPGKAFAGFGKINLLDGKLILGQTLMGTPVYEAGLDVDNVLLTIDGVTIKDVAAVAAITDAHKPGDVLKVTYLYRGEEKTAQLTLIEDPVLEIVPIEKTGGNLTPVMQTFRDKWLTSQVKSK from the coding sequence ATGAAGAAATTTTTAGGTGCTGCGGTATTTGGTCTACTATCGTTTCAGGCTTTTGCCCAAAATGAGATCAGTTATACGGTTTCCTTTCCAAATGTTATCCATCATGAAGCTGAAATCAGCATGTTTGTCCCGAATGTTCCTGCGGGTAAACTAAAGGTTAGAATGAGCAGATCCTCCCCAGGTCGTTATGCTACACATGAGTTTGGAAAAAATGTATATCACCTCAAAGCTTTCGATGCATCAGGCAAACAGCTGGCGATTAAACAAACAGCAGGCGATATTTATGAAATTCCCGATCATGGCACCAGTGTAAAAATAAGCTATACCCTTTTTGGAAATTGGATTGACGGAACTTATGCTGGTTTCGACGAAACCCATGCACACATGAATATACCGGCAACTTTTGCGTTTCCGGTAGGCATGGATAACAGAGCGCGACTGGTGAAATTCAATTATGCCGAAAAACCGGACTGGAAAGTAGCTACACAGCTTAAGCCAATGGCCAATGGGACTTATTTTGCGCCAAATCTTCAATATTTTATGGATAGTCCTACCGAAATTGCCAATTATAAAACGGCAAGCTGGCAGGTTAAAAATACCGATGGTAAAGTACAGACCATCCATTTAATTACGCATGCTAACGACGATCAGAAAACCATCGATAATTATGCTGAGATGCTTAAAAAAATGGTTGATGAACATTTTGCCGTTTGGGGAGAATTTCCCACGTACGACTACGGTAATTATTATTTTCTGAATGATGTATATCCGGAGAATGCAGGCGATGGAATGGAGCATAGAAACTCCACTTCTATTGTGCAGCGCACGCCAAAAATTGCCGGTTATGAATCGAACCTTCTGGGTACTTTTTCGCACGAATATTTTCACAGCTGGAATGTAGAGCGTTTAAGACCGAAAACTTTAGAGCCTTTCAATTTTGAACATGCCAATATGAGCGATGAGCTTTGGCTGGCTGAAGGCTTTACCCAGTATTATGGCAATCTGTTATTAACAAGAGCAGGTTTAAAAACTACCGATAATGCCATACAAACTTTTAACGGCTTGGTAAATGCTGTTTTACTGTCTCCAGGTGCAAAAAACTTTTCGCCCATTGAGGCCAGCAGGTACGCGGTGTTTGCCGATGCTGGTGTGGCTATCGATCAGACCAATAAAGGCAATATTTTTACCTCCTATTATACTTATGGCGCTGCAACAGCCCTGGCTTTAGATCTTCGCTTAAGAACCGAATTTAAACTCAGCCTTGATGATTATATGCGTGCGCTTTGGAAAGCCTACGGCAAGCCGGAAATTGCCTACACTGTTCCTGATTTAGAAAAAACCCTCGCAACGCTGACTAAAGATCCTGCTTTTGCTGCCAATTTCTTTAAAAAATATATTTACGGCACCGAAAAGAACGATTATGGCAAGCTGCTTTTAAATGCCGGCCTTGTTTTGCGCAAAGCAAATCCTGGTAAAGCTTTTGCTGGCTTTGGCAAGATTAACCTGCTGGATGGGAAATTAATTTTAGGGCAAACGCTGATGGGTACGCCAGTATATGAAGCAGGTTTAGACGTTGATAATGTATTGCTAACCATCGATGGTGTGACAATAAAAGATGTGGCTGCGGTTGCGGCCATTACTGATGCCCATAAACCAGGCGATGTACTGAAGGTTACTTATCTATACCGTGGAGAAGAGAAAACGGCTCAATTAACCTTAATAGAAGATCCGGTTTTAGAAATTGTTCCGATTGAAAAAACAGGTGGGAATTTAACACCAGTTATGCAAACTTTTAGAGATAAATGGTTAACATCGCAGGTAAAATCTAAATAG
- a CDS encoding hypothetical protein (product_source=Hypo-rule applied; cath_funfam=3.40.630.10; pfam=PF04389; superfamily=53187), translating into MKKIFFFTLVGMASLQLKAQSIDKIITREYTDHLIKTLSADDMQGRATFTPGIDKAATFIESEFKKIGLQPLAGEKTFRQTFNKYQVTNLITSVKIDGQEVAPENLIVSGVTSESVTLDKSNTTVVKLDPEKAFVPQLRAMMGAEKNQIVLVDGKFTDLFNRYRSYFGKPATVDEKDVKATTSAVQVFVLGKDAAADFSATFKSKVDKMPLFNVAGVIPGKSKAKEIVVFSGHYDHLGFLKSVDGDSIANGADDDASGTTAMIALAKYYKAQKNNERTLIFVAFTAEEIGGFGAKYFSEKLNPDDVVAMFNIEMIGKDSKFGKNTAFITGYERSDFGKILQKNLAGTEFTFHPDPYPDQNLFYRSDNATLAALGVPAHTISTDKIDIDKLYHSVKDEYSSLDVENILSTIKAIAKSAITIVNGTDTPTRIPKLKQ; encoded by the coding sequence ATGAAGAAAATATTCTTTTTTACCCTTGTTGGGATGGCAAGTTTGCAGCTTAAGGCGCAAAGCATAGATAAAATCATTACCCGCGAATACACCGATCACCTGATTAAAACCTTAAGTGCCGATGATATGCAGGGGCGTGCAACCTTTACGCCTGGTATTGATAAAGCAGCTACTTTTATCGAATCTGAATTTAAAAAGATCGGTTTACAGCCATTAGCCGGGGAGAAAACTTTCCGTCAAACCTTTAATAAATATCAGGTTACCAATCTTATTACAAGTGTTAAAATAGATGGACAGGAAGTTGCCCCAGAAAATTTAATTGTTTCAGGCGTAACTTCTGAAAGTGTTACACTAGATAAGTCAAACACCACTGTTGTTAAATTAGATCCAGAAAAAGCATTTGTGCCTCAGTTAAGGGCAATGATGGGTGCTGAGAAAAATCAGATTGTTTTGGTTGACGGTAAATTTACCGATCTGTTTAACCGCTATAGAAGTTACTTCGGTAAACCGGCAACTGTTGATGAGAAAGATGTTAAAGCAACTACAAGCGCTGTGCAGGTTTTTGTTTTGGGTAAAGATGCTGCAGCAGATTTTTCGGCAACATTTAAAAGTAAGGTTGATAAAATGCCTTTATTTAATGTTGCAGGGGTAATTCCAGGTAAATCAAAAGCAAAAGAAATTGTGGTTTTCTCAGGTCACTATGATCATTTAGGCTTTTTAAAAAGTGTAGATGGTGATAGTATTGCCAATGGTGCAGATGATGATGCTTCAGGTACGACGGCTATGATTGCCCTTGCCAAGTATTATAAAGCACAGAAAAACAATGAACGTACTTTAATCTTTGTTGCTTTTACCGCTGAAGAAATTGGTGGTTTCGGTGCAAAATATTTCTCTGAAAAACTAAATCCTGATGATGTAGTGGCCATGTTCAATATTGAGATGATTGGTAAGGATTCGAAATTTGGCAAGAATACCGCATTTATTACCGGTTATGAAAGATCTGATTTTGGGAAGATTTTGCAGAAAAACTTAGCTGGAACTGAATTTACTTTCCATCCAGACCCATATCCAGATCAAAACTTATTTTATAGAAGTGATAACGCAACTTTAGCTGCTTTGGGCGTTCCGGCACATACCATTAGTACCGATAAAATTGATATCGATAAATTATACCATAGTGTAAAAGACGAATATAGTTCTTTGGACGTAGAAAATATCCTTTCTACCATCAAAGCCATCGCAAAGAGCGCAATTACCATTGTAAACGGAACGGATACCCCAACGAGGATTCCGAAGTTGAAGCAATAA
- a CDS encoding carbamoylphosphate synthase large subunit (product_source=COG0458; cath_funfam=3.30.470.20; cog=COG0458; pfam=PF02786; superfamily=56059) yields the protein MDIAEDRGRFSDLLKELDIPYPKYGVAENAEEAIVVANEVGYPVLVRPSYVLGGQGMSIVINDEDLEKAVVKLLGDLPGNRVLIDHFLDRAEEAESDSISDGEDVHIVGMMEHIEPAGIHSGDSFAVLPTFSLSETVTKAMEEYSIKIAKALDVRGLLNIQFAIKDEKVYVIEANPRASRTVPFIAKAYDVPYINIAAKIMLGVAKLKDFTIVRKLKGYAIKEPVFSYEKFPEVAKELGPEMKSTGEAIRFIKDLEDPYFRKLYKDKSMYLSK from the coding sequence ATGGATATTGCTGAAGACCGTGGCCGTTTCTCAGACCTGTTGAAAGAATTAGATATACCTTATCCAAAATATGGTGTTGCAGAGAATGCTGAAGAAGCAATCGTTGTAGCAAACGAAGTAGGTTACCCTGTATTGGTCCGTCCGAGTTATGTACTGGGTGGACAAGGCATGAGCATCGTAATCAACGATGAAGACCTGGAAAAAGCAGTTGTAAAACTATTGGGCGATTTACCGGGCAACCGTGTGCTGATCGATCACTTTTTAGACAGGGCAGAAGAGGCAGAATCTGATTCGATCTCTGACGGTGAGGATGTACACATTGTGGGTATGATGGAGCACATTGAGCCTGCAGGTATCCACTCAGGAGATTCATTTGCCGTATTACCTACATTCAGCTTATCAGAAACGGTAACTAAAGCGATGGAAGAATACTCGATCAAAATTGCAAAAGCATTAGATGTACGTGGTTTATTAAACATTCAGTTCGCCATTAAGGATGAGAAAGTTTATGTAATCGAGGCAAACCCCAGGGCATCGCGTACGGTTCCCTTCATCGCTAAAGCTTACGATGTTCCATACATTAACATCGCAGCTAAAATTATGTTGGGTGTAGCAAAACTGAAAGACTTTACGATTGTTCGCAAGCTTAAAGGTTATGCCATTAAAGAACCGGTTTTCTCTTACGAGAAATTCCCGGAGGTAGCGAAAGAATTAGGTCCTGAAATGAAATCTACCGGCGAGGCCATCCGTTTCATCAAAGATTTAGAAGATCCTTACTTCCGCAAGCTTTACAAAGACAAATCAATGTATTTGAGTAAGTAA